ACCAGATCTGCTACATTCTCTGTGATATCCCACTGCTCCAGAAGCTCTGCTGCTCAGACTCCTCTGTCAGTGAGTTTGTGCTCCACATGGCCAGTGCCACCATTGGCCTGAGCACCTGCCTGTTTACTGCAGTGTCCTACATACTCATCATCTCTGCCATCCTAAGGATTCTCTCTGCTCAGGGCAGGAGCAAGGTCTTCTCTACCTGTGCATCCCACCTCACTGTGGTGGTGGTCCTCTTTGGAACAGTCAATTTCAACTATGACAGGCCCAGAGAAGGCTCCTCCCTGGGCATGGACATCCTGGTCTCTGTGCTCTTCTGTGTTGTGACCCCCTGCTGAACCCCACCATCTACAGCCTACAAGGAGGTCAAGGGTACCCTGAGGAATCTCACTGGAAAACACAGAATCTCTACTGAGATCAGCAACTAGATGTTTTTCATTCTGGAAAATTtcttaattggaaaaaaatatgagcATATGAACATTCTAGCAGCAATTATAACAGTGTACACTCTATGCAGCATCTTTTGACAACTGTGGTACCCCATGCTACCAGGGCAAATAGCTATACCTGTGCTGAGTGGTTAACATACTGTGATCTCACATGCCCTGTGTTCTCCAATCCACgatattttagaagattttaaTCACCCCTCCCCAAAACTCCTGTACCCACAGTAGTCACTTCCCATTTTTGCCCAATTTTGCAACTCTAGACAACCACCTAATCTgctttcaagtttcatccatatatcaatgtatcaatatttcattctttcttattgctgaataattttcattttatgaatataccacattttatttatccatttaccactGGAAAGACATTTTAGTCATTTGATCGTtataataatgctgctatgaacattgatgtGCACATTTTTGgtggatttatagttttatttatcttGGGTTTATAACTGGGAATGGAAGTgttagatcatatggtaactctatgtttaatttttgaagaactgccagacCACTTTGAAAGCAGtggcaccattttacattactAAGAGCAGTGAATGAGgtttctaatttcttcacatcttcaccaacacttattacTATCTATCCTTTTTATTACAGCCATCCTAGTTTGTATGAAGTTCTATATCAAATGTGATtctgatttgcacttccctgatggcTCGTGattctaagctttttttttttttttttttgagatagagtctctctctgttgcccggctggagtgagtgccctggcgt
Above is a window of Lemur catta isolate mLemCat1 chromosome 3, mLemCat1.pri, whole genome shotgun sequence DNA encoding:
- the LOC123634766 gene encoding LOW QUALITY PROTEIN: olfactory receptor 1052-like (The sequence of the model RefSeq protein was modified relative to this genomic sequence to represent the inferred CDS: inserted 2 bases in 1 codon), whose amino-acid sequence is GAICHPLQYPVLMSVKVCVFXVAGPRLRGQVNSVTHTVLMATLTLCGPNQICYILCDIPLLQKLCCSDSSVSEFVLHMASATIGLSTCLFTAVSYILIISAILRILSAQGRSKVFSTCASHLTVVVVLFGTVNFNYDRPREGSSLGMDILVSVLFCVVTPC